A window of Rhipicephalus microplus isolate Deutch F79 chromosome 8, USDA_Rmic, whole genome shotgun sequence genomic DNA:
AGGCAACCACATCGAGTGAACGGTTCGACAGGGAAGTCGTGACCTTTATTTGTAACAGTATCACGTAGAAGAGAAACTGCCTTGTCTACGATATGTGTGCACACACGTATGCCCCAGGTGCTGAAACGTTATTAAAAAAACTCACGTGAGCGATACGCAACGTTGAAGGCACTCCGTTAATTCATGTTGCATATATGGCTCTTGTTACAAAAGCCTTAGATTTCTGGAGTCAATTGATGAGGTAAAaacttgctttttaactggctACCATGGTGAAATGACACCTGAATCTATTCTTGACACGACATTACGAGGCACACAGCAATAGAGGACCGCCTGGTGCTTTTTCAACGTGTCTCTAAATCCAACCACACAAACCTTTCAACTTGATCAATATAGACTCGATtctttgggtcagcagtcgagcacaataaccactagaccactgtggtgggtgATCGGGCCTCACTAGCCAAGTGTTTTTGAATATTTAATTGAATATTAGTTCACCAAAGTATCGTTCTAGTTTTTGGATGGccggagcaatttttttttttcacactgtcgAAAAATGACAATGAAGGGGTCACCATCCCGACACGCCACCATCTCTTCAAATCCGCATGCCCAGTCTGCTTTGCAcagttttttttccattttcgAGTTGTTTTTCAGTGAAAGTGATGTTCAGGTAAAGTTACTTCTTCAAAATCATAGCACAGCTTGACTGAAGCTTCTCAAGCTGCCTGTGCTAAATACAAGCTCATAAATGGTAGATTTGTTGAGACCGGTTGTCCAGAGTGGATGATTTATGTGACCGCCAGGCGCCCTTTTCTGGGGCAACACCAATCAAGTGTCGATCTCCCAAAAACGATGGACTTCTTGAAACTTCTAGCTGGTTTATCACTATATGCTATTCATGCTAATGAGAATTGCTTTAATGAACCAGCTGGTGCAATTAGCTAATACAATAAGCCAATGTCCTGCACTGCCCTCTGTTCACTGACAACCCAGTCAATAGTGGACCAAATTGCTCAACCCAAGGCATCCGTACAAAATTTCATACTGGTACAACCAAATACAAGTGCAAGTCTTGGCGCAAGCCCAAATAATTATGGTTATGAGCAATTCTTTTGCAAGCGCTGCCATTAGGATTGGTGCTGAACTTTCAGAAGATTTAAGTCTTTTACTGTTCCCACAGTTAGAGTGATGATTGTACAGTAATCCTGCACAGTAATTTAACTTGAAAGAGGTGTCTGGCCCACAGCAACAGTAATTTGTACCTTTGCccaagatttatttattttttccatgGAGCAGGTAGCACGATCCGACCCCCTCCATAGTGCTCTCTAGCTCCTCCCAAGATTATTGTTTTCCTTGTGAACAACAGTAGCAAGTATTTTATGTGCATTAATTCCCCCCAAATTCTCAAAAAATtggattctctctctctcttttttacagCACCACCATATATTACGTTAATTGGACTTGATTACAAGTCAGTGAAATACCTGGGAGTTCTGGTTTATGTTCCATTTAGAAGGACAGACTGACGGGCTAGTTGGTCATGCATAGCGGTAGCGGAAAGAATCACACAGACGACAACAGATCCCATCTTGATCAGCTGCCGTCTATGTGATTCTTTGTGCCGCTGCCTTGATTTAGCCTGGACGCACTTGATGATGGGCCCCGTTTATTCTGAGAACATTTGCACTTGTCGACAATCAACAAATGCTCACAAAAATGCTTCCCTTGTAAAAAGTCTAGTGTATTTGTAATTAAAGGTATAGGCATCAGCTAAGGACGTCGAATGAGACAGCTTCGCCACTGGATGGATGGATCTATTGAAAAATCCTGAGGTACATGACGCACAGCAGCTGCTCCAACGTTGGAAATATTTTTGCTTTGCAGCAACTTAAACAAGCCCAGCAAGCACCATTAATGAAAAGAGCTACAAAAGAAGCTGTTTATTCATCTTCAAAAGTGTGCTTTGCAAACAAAGACACAGGACGAAAAAAATACAATACCCGACGTAACAAGCATACTGTGCTCGTTACGTCTTGTACTGCATTTTTTTACACCCGTGTCCGTAACAATAATGTATCTGGGGATTTACATGccgtgagagacgccgtagtggagggcttgggaaatttttaaactgatgtttttttaatgtgcactgatATCGCAGAGAACACCGGCCTCGACTGAAATGTGACTGCCGTGGCTgtgatcgaacccacgacctttgagTCAGCAGAGCACTGTAGTCACTGATCCACCATGGTGGACTCCCATGTCCACGTTTACAAAGTGCACTTTTACAGATTAATGATTAACCCCTTAAGTGCTTTGCCCAAACTGTCCCCAAACGGTTTTGAACAAGCAGAACTAGTCCTAGCAGAATAGGTACTACCCTTTAGCGTTCAAGCAGACTCGTGTATTTAAGGCGGGAGTGTGGTTTTTCCATGAAAAGATGTTGTGCAGTGGCGGTGACTCGCACATAGCTGGTTCGTCAACACAGAAACGAAGCTTTTCTTTTTCAACATCTGCTTTGAGTCATAATGATTCAGATACAGATGTTTATCTTGTGTCTTCAAGTGAACACAGCGATTACGGTGAATCGAGAAGCTTTGCCAGAGACTAAAGCAGCTACAAAGCGAACATTGCGAGTGCTTGCCAATGGATCATGCTTGATGTGGACAATCCTCCTGCGAAGCctccaagcttttttttcttgacccCTCCAAGCAAAACTTTCAATTTCCCATCGCTGGGTGACCTTGTGAAATATATTCAGCATTTTCAGGACAATGAGCTCATATCACTAGACGAAACTAATTGCAAAGCGGCTCAAATGCTGAAATGTTCTCCTCCGAGTAAACACTcccactttaaaaaaaaaatgggtgccaGTGACAAAGGAAAAAATGTGGGTTTTCCTTGCTCTACTGCTACTGCAGGGAATATTTCACAAGCCTCGACAGGAGTGGTACTGGTCACGGAGGAAGAATAGACAGGAGGGAAAATTCAGCTCCTTGCCGCGCCGCGACTGTGCCACCACCTGGAGCggtggatggttggatggatagaTGTATCTGGCtctgccctttagatcgggcagtgggtCACGCCGCCTAGTCATAAAGTATTATCATTAAGAGTTCACGGCCGCCTAGATCGGGTGCGCGCGGCGGTCTTTCTCCGGCCGTTCCAATCGACGTACGCCCCAATGCCGAGGACCCAATGCCGAGGACCCAAGCAATGCCGAGGACCCTGCGCCGTAGACATGCTTGGAGAAATGCACATTGGACGTCGTTCACGTGGTGACGGGAATAAAGGAACGCTAATATGTATTCTTAATCGAGCTTGACACAGTGAGTGTTGTTCTCTGTAGCATGCTATGATCGAGACAGAGACAAGCAGCGTGAGGCGACTTCATGTGGCGCAGCTTATTCACGAATTTTGTCTCCATGACACATGCATTAAGCCGACCGACTACGTGATCTGCCGCGCTTTTCACTCTTTGTTTTAGCAATCGTTTCTCCCACTGCCGCCTGAATTGGTCCGTGTCAATTTAGGCGACTTTGTTCTGTAAGGAATGCATTTTGTAGTTGTCGACCCTGCATATATAGCTAAGTTACGCACTCCCCAAAATTAAACGTACTGCTGGTAATGCTACAGTCGTTTTCACCTGCACGATGATCAGCGAAATTTGCTTGTGGGTAACTTAACACTTTTAAGTTCCCACGGTACGACAATGTTGCTAATGCAACTTCCTTATTCAAGTGCAAGCCGCATGTAGGTGAGTATGAATGTGAAAATGATAGGCGATGCTAGTCGCCTGCGAATTATAGGGTGTCAGGGATCGGTCACCCCATTTCCAAAGTACTTTTTATCGCTTAAGTGAATCTTGTAGTTTTAAAAGGAGACATCGTTAaaaagcttgtttcgcagaaattatgtCGTCGGTGTCTGTATGTAAGCGGAAAAGCTGCGTTGGCCATGAGCGAAAATTCGAGGTAGATGCAATGAAGACTGTGTTGCACTTCGGCCTTCTTTACGGTAATGTGTAGGTCTCCACCGAGAAGTTAGGGTTTCATGCTAGCAATTGGGAAGGCGATTGTGTGCACGTTCTTCTGTGCGTGAGTGCGTGCAAATGCGTGCGCGCTCGTCTGCCTGTGTGGGCGGAACCGACTTGACGACAGAGGCTCGTTGTCAAGTAGGCATTCAACATGTGCCCCAGTGACAGATCTTGAAGGCTATGCTTTTCTGCCCATGTTTGGCCAAACAAATATGAGCACCAGAAAATATGTCACTGGCATCATGTTTTAGATAACACTGGCATCATGTTTTAGATAACAACCTGATAGAAAATGATGCAATATAAAATGCAGTACAGATAGGAGCTTGTTATGCTAATCAAAAGCAGTTGACAAAGTGAAAATGCTAATAATCATTTATTGCACTTTTCCCTTTTTGTGAGTAAGGCGACTGGAACCCCTCAAGGGAGTGCCATTATGTAATTGTAATTGCAACATGTCCATACACTTTGGTGGTCAAACACTGTAGGTATAGACACTTCCTAGTATGTTGTCAATAAAAGACACCATTACTACCACATCCGCATATTGTATTTCTGTGCTGTGAACTTTTGATATTGTAAAGCAACCCATGCAACACCAAACAGCCTCAGTCGAAGGTAAAATACCCAGAGAAACCTAGCTTTTCACATAACAGGGGAAATAATTACCATGGTGGTCAGGCACCTGAAACCCCACTAGTGCATTTCACCTTTTCATGTCCATGTGCATGGGGAGGGAGGGGCCACTCAATGTCACAGTAAACAGCAAATTGCACCTGCTAAGTAGAAGGGCACCTAAACACGAAAGACTTAGCTATGATAATCTTTTTAAAACGGTGTCATAACAGTGAAGTTAGACGAGTTTAATGATTGAAACGCGCCTATCGGTCCTTTCACTCTTTTTTTCACAATTCTTCATTCACCTCCTTTTCGAAAGTAGCTTTTGCCATTCTTGCAGAGTTGCCCCTCATTGCCCACGCACTGCTTGAAACATCTTCTACTTCTGGTTTCTGCAACTCCGTGCTTGTTGGCCAACTGCTGTTGCTATGCCGGCCCTTGAAGCTACAAATCGTGCCGCTATGGATCTTGTGTAGTGTACATGCCGTTAGAGGATTGCTAAAATGATGGATCCGTATAGTGACAGGCTGTGCCAGAGCACCTTTGCGCGAGGTGAGGAGCCGCCAACCGCGCAACATGACTAACAAGGACTGCGGGCAGCTGCTTGCTGACCAACCGGAAGTCATAGGTTGATGTTCAATCAGTCGCAGCATGACTTGAACTCTGTATCACAGAATCAACATTGTGATACACTCATCACTATGGAAACCAGAAGGTCCCAGAGAGAAGATATTGTTTCTTGGACTTCGTGGCATGACTGCGGCTTGCAATGCAGCCTCATGCGGCATCGGTGATTGTGTCAGCATTCTGCATACGACGTGCGAGCTTACTTCAAATGCTTGAAAAATTATCAGAAGTACTTAGGGGCCTTTTACAACTGCCACTAGGAACTCAGTTTCCTTGGTATCATTTTCCCATTAATAttatgtctaacaaagaaaacaagcccttgaatTTAGACTTCTTTGATAAGAATTTAAAGTAATGTCCTCGGTCACAGCCAAATGATGGGAAAAAGTTCCACACGTGGCCAATTAGGGGTCCCACAGGGTAATTTCTGAATGAAGGGCGTCACTTTATTATTTACAAGCAAGAGCAAAGAGCGTCAAGGCAGCCTTGTCATCTTCAGCCCTTTAGTTGAACGTCTGACTTCCCTCCGCTCGGCCATGTGTGCCTTCACTTTCTCTTCCTGGTCCCGCTCAACTTTTGTCCTCCTAGACTCGAACGTCATCATCCTATTCCCACTGGCACCCACTGTTGCACCCCTATTATCTCTTTCCAGTCTCTGAGCAAGAGTAAGCTTATGTGCTGCCTTCTGCTTCTTCTTCACGGCACCCACGCTTTCAGTTCTTCCACAGAGGACTCCGCCGTGGAGCTCAACGCCACTCTTTAGTTCGTACATCTTGGGTGCTGATTTGGCTTCTTGCCTAGTCATCCAATGTTGTTTCTTCACCTCTTTCATCCACATTCGGTCATCGTCCGAGCTCTCTCCTTCGCTGGTGCTGCCATTCTGTTCGACTGGATCGAGCAACTCCATTATGCCGTCGCCTGGCTCCTCAGCCCCCTTTTTCTTTTGCTGTTTGTCCAGACTCTTCACAAGTGGGTTCAATAACCTGTACTCTTGACTGGCGGGGTTAACCTCAAAGTCTGGGTTTTCGAATATTGCTTTAAAGCGCGTGTCTTCCAAGAGGGTCGTCTTTGGTGTCTTTCTCGGCGCTGCAACTGCTTCTTGAAGTTTCTTCGCCAGTTCCCTGTTTACTGTTGGCAACTTGAGCTTGCTCTCAACACGGTTCTTCCTAGCAGCTTCGACGGTGTCTCTGATCTTTTTCTTGCGGTACTCGTCGTATGCGAATGGTTGCACCAGAGCTTTTGCCTTGTGGTAGAGTCTCATGTCGAGGAAGTAGCCATGCATGTATGCTCGCAGAAGGTTTGTGCCCACCAGGTGGCCTAAACCGAGGTTCTCGAGCTCCTTTTGCGTGATGAACTTGTAGTCGTCGTACACGGTGTCCTGGTGCGTTTCCTCCAGCTCCTCGGTCAGGTTGTCCAGGAAAGAGCACCAGCGTGGTGCGGGGCCCAGACTCGGAATGTAATAGGACAGCACCTTTTTCTCTTCATTGGCCAGAAAGAACAGGCCAGAGTTCCCCACGAGGCACAGGTCGTTCAAGTCGACCCCTGGCGTGACCGACGTAAAAGCCTTTCCCGAAGTGGCATCCCACAGCTTGAGCACCTTCGAGTCTATGCTCATCACGACGTTCGCGTCCGCATGGAAGGCCACCTTCCTGACGGGCAGGCCGTACAAGTG
This region includes:
- the l(2)34Fd gene encoding nucleolar protein 10 lethal (2) 34Fd; this translates as MQVSSANDVKIYNLSAGRSLPEWLSDRKKRMLARKNAEIRHRIELIQDFEMPVVSTNVAMSRDGQYVMVTGTYKPRVRCYEVSQLSMKFERCFDSDVVTFDILSDDYTKMVFLHCDRYVEFHAAYGRYHRVRIPKFGRDMAYMPATCELYFGCDGAEVFRLSLEQGRFMNPIATKATAVNVCRVNSCHNLVCLGTQEGKVEAFDPRSRSRVGILECALNSVTEDTEVNGLPSVTALTFKDSLTLGVGTATGQVLLFDIRSDKPLLVKDHLYGLPVRKVAFHADANVVMSIDSKVLKLWDATSGKAFTSVTPGVDLNDLCLVGNSGLFFLANEEKKVLSYYIPSLGPAPRWCSFLDNLTEELEETHQDTVYDDYKFITQKELENLGLGHLVGTNLLRAYMHGYFLDMRLYHKAKALVQPFAYDEYRKKKIRDTVEAARKNRVESKLKLPTVNRELAKKLQEAVAAPRKTPKTTLLEDTRFKAIFENPDFEVNPASQEYRLLNPLVKSLDKQQKKKGAEEPGDGIMELLDPVEQNGSTSEGESSDDDRMWMKEVKKQHWMTRQEAKSAPKMYELKSGVELHGGVLCGRTESVGAVKKKQKAAHKLTLAQRLERDNRGATVGASGNRMMTFESRRTKVERDQEEKVKAHMAERREVRRSTKGLKMTRLP